A genomic region of Mitsuaria sp. 7 contains the following coding sequences:
- a CDS encoding hydroxypyruvate isomerase family protein, whose protein sequence is MPRFAANLSFLYQELPFLDRFEAAARDGFTGVECLFPYDVPASELRARAEGQGLRVVLMNAPAGDWAAGERGLASVEGRGADFRDGIERALAYASTVAVPRVHVLAGLLPAGSDRDAAMARYEERLHWAAARAASAGIGLTIEPINPHDMPGYLLQRQDEAHAIVERLGSVNLKVQMDLYHCERVEGDVVAQVRLYLPTGRVGHCQIAGVPDRHEPDEGSLDWRGALAAIDEMAATSGWDGWIGCEYRPRRGAVPGGTSAGLGWLIPTRRENA, encoded by the coding sequence ATGCCCCGCTTCGCCGCCAACCTGAGTTTCCTGTACCAGGAGCTGCCGTTCCTCGACCGCTTCGAGGCTGCGGCGCGGGATGGTTTCACGGGCGTGGAGTGCCTGTTCCCCTACGACGTCCCTGCCTCCGAGCTGCGTGCCCGCGCGGAGGGTCAGGGCTTGCGCGTGGTGCTGATGAATGCCCCGGCGGGTGATTGGGCGGCGGGGGAACGCGGCCTGGCGTCGGTCGAGGGCCGGGGAGCGGACTTCCGTGATGGCATCGAGCGCGCGCTCGCGTATGCCTCGACGGTCGCAGTGCCGCGCGTGCATGTGCTTGCCGGCCTGCTGCCCGCCGGGAGTGATCGCGACGCGGCGATGGCACGCTACGAAGAGCGGCTGCATTGGGCGGCGGCGCGGGCCGCGAGCGCCGGGATCGGGCTGACGATCGAGCCCATCAACCCGCACGACATGCCCGGTTACCTGCTTCAGCGGCAGGACGAGGCGCACGCCATCGTCGAGCGCCTCGGCTCTGTCAACCTGAAGGTCCAGATGGACCTGTACCACTGTGAGCGCGTCGAGGGCGACGTGGTCGCGCAGGTGCGCCTATACCTGCCGACGGGCCGCGTCGGTCATTGCCAGATCGCGGGCGTGCCGGACCGGCATGAGCCGGACGAGGGTTCACTCGACTGGCGAGGGGCGCTGGCCGCGATCGACGAGATGGCGGCGACGAGTGGATGGGACGGCTGGATCGGCTGTGAGTATCGACCTCGGCGCGGCGCAGTGCCCGGAGGCACCAGCGCGGGCCTCGGCTGGTTGATCCCGACTCGACGGGAAAACGCCTGA
- a CDS encoding cache domain-containing protein, whose protein sequence is MRLRLKILLLALLPLVASLLLIAVAVRQQERELLAREHEAVQRAYMDARRDELRHYVELAVSTLQPLYERSPALAARTTDADVERDKREALRLLSSLDYGEDGYFFVYDLQGRVLMHSRQPELLGRDLWGLRDPLGRPTIQQLVEQARAGGGYVEYLWRKPSSGEMAPKLGYVVAMERWNWMLGTGLYLDGIRATLEQLDREAQANIARTMWGIAAIAVFGVALISASALALNLSEHRQSEARLRALAHEVVRSQEDERAHLSRELHDGVSQTLVSTKLLIESAQQAGSTALLPRALERLNASLSEVRGLSHRLRPALLDTLGLPAALAHLAREFDEAGSVPVAMSVSGSPRELPELLNTVLFRVAQEALTNVAKHAGAARVEMALEFAPEAARGDAGAVLLRVLDDGAGFDPADAERADPSQGIGLRNMRERMASVGGVLDLQSSPGHGTQVEAVVPASAISRLARDNPVP, encoded by the coding sequence ATGAGACTGCGCCTGAAGATCCTGCTACTGGCGCTGCTGCCGCTGGTCGCCTCGCTGCTGCTGATCGCGGTGGCGGTGCGCCAGCAGGAGCGCGAGCTGCTCGCCCGCGAGCACGAAGCCGTGCAGCGCGCCTACATGGACGCGCGCCGCGACGAACTGCGCCACTACGTCGAGCTGGCGGTCAGCACGCTGCAGCCGCTGTACGAGCGCTCGCCCGCGCTCGCCGCCCGGACGACCGACGCCGATGTCGAACGCGACAAGCGCGAGGCGCTGCGGCTGCTGTCCTCGCTGGACTACGGCGAGGACGGCTACTTCTTCGTCTACGACCTGCAGGGCAGGGTGCTGATGCACTCCCGCCAGCCGGAACTGCTCGGTCGCGATCTCTGGGGGCTGCGCGATCCGCTGGGCCGGCCGACGATCCAGCAACTGGTCGAGCAGGCCCGGGCCGGCGGCGGCTATGTCGAGTACCTCTGGCGCAAGCCCTCCAGCGGCGAGATGGCGCCCAAGCTGGGTTACGTCGTCGCGATGGAGCGCTGGAACTGGATGCTGGGCACGGGCCTGTACCTGGACGGCATCCGCGCGACGCTGGAGCAGCTCGACCGCGAGGCGCAGGCCAACATCGCGCGGACCATGTGGGGCATCGCGGCGATCGCGGTGTTCGGCGTCGCGTTGATCAGCGCGTCCGCGCTGGCCTTGAACCTCAGCGAACACCGCCAGTCGGAGGCCCGGTTGCGCGCGCTGGCGCACGAGGTGGTGCGCTCGCAGGAGGACGAGCGCGCGCACCTCTCGCGCGAGCTGCATGACGGCGTCAGCCAGACGCTGGTGTCGACCAAGCTGCTGATCGAATCGGCGCAGCAGGCGGGCTCGACCGCGCTGCTGCCGCGCGCGCTCGAGCGCCTCAACGCGAGCCTGAGCGAGGTGCGCGGCCTGTCGCACCGGCTTCGCCCCGCGCTGCTCGACACGCTGGGACTGCCGGCGGCGCTGGCGCATCTCGCGCGCGAGTTCGACGAGGCCGGCTCGGTGCCTGTGGCCATGAGCGTCTCCGGCTCGCCGCGCGAGCTGCCGGAACTGCTCAACACGGTGCTGTTCCGCGTCGCCCAGGAGGCCTTGACCAACGTCGCCAAGCACGCCGGCGCGGCGCGCGTGGAGATGGCGCTCGAGTTCGCGCCGGAGGCAGCCCGCGGCGATGCCGGCGCGGTGCTGCTGCGCGTCCTGGACGACGGCGCGGGTTTCGATCCCGCCGATGCGGAACGCGCCGATCCCAGCCAGGGCATCGGCCTGCGCAACATGCGTGAACGCATGGCCTCGGTCGGCGGGGTGCTGGACCTGCAGTCCAGCCCGGGCCACGGCACGCAGGTCGAGGCCGTGGTGCCCGCGTCGGCGATCAGCCGCCTGGCGCGCGACAATCCCGTGCCATGA
- a CDS encoding YbdD/YjiX family protein: protein MLKQAAEVAAQAAQAALSTASDVLQAGRYMARGVRQQLIGADYGAYLEHTARTHPDQTPLSYEAFFRERQEARYSSRTGRCC, encoded by the coding sequence ATGCTTAAGCAGGCGGCCGAGGTCGCGGCGCAGGCGGCGCAAGCTGCGTTGTCGACCGCGTCCGACGTCCTGCAGGCGGGTCGCTACATGGCGCGCGGCGTGCGGCAGCAACTGATCGGCGCGGACTACGGCGCCTATCTGGAGCACACGGCCCGCACGCACCCGGACCAGACGCCGCTGAGCTACGAGGCCTTCTTCCGTGAACGGCAGGAGGCCCGCTACAGCTCCCGCACCGGCCGCTGCTGCTGA
- a CDS encoding carbon starvation CstA family protein, with product MSNMSRHLAWAGVAILGAFALATVALANGEAVSALWVVVAAICVYLIGYRYYSLFLATKVLGLDPTRKTPAWKHNDGLDFVPTHKYVLYGHHFAAIAGAGPLVGPVLAAQMGYLPGLLWILAGVIFAGAVQDFIVLFISTRRDGRSLGDLVKQEMGTVPGVIALFGAFMIMIIILAVLALIVVKALAGSPWGTFTVAATIPVALFMGVYLRFIRPGRIGEVSIIGFVLLMLAIIGGQWVHESPAWAPLFTYDGKALTWMLIGYGFVAASIPVWLLLAPRDYLSTFLKIGTIIALAIGIVIVAPPLQMPAFTQFAAGNGPVWSGNLFPFLFITIACGAVSGFHALISSGTTPKMLDNEVNARFIGYGGMLAESFVAVMALVAASCIEPGVYFAMNSPAALVGTTPDQVAATLSTWGFVITPEMLVQTAKDVGENTILARAGGAPTLAVGMAHILHQVVGGKAMMAFWYHFAILFEALFILTAVDAGTRAGRFMLQDLLGTFVPALKRTESLPANLIATGLCVAAWGYFLYQGVVDPLGGINTLWPLFGIANQMLAAVALLLGTVVLFKMKKDRYAWTTILPAAWLLVCTMTAGWLKIFSDDPKVGFLAHAGKYADSLAAGKVLAPAKSLEAMERVIFNDRLDAALCALFMFVVVSVLVYSVKAVLKARAERKPSVHETPFERMPEGVTVGGHA from the coding sequence ATGTCGAACATGAGTCGCCACCTCGCCTGGGCGGGCGTGGCCATCCTCGGGGCCTTCGCCCTGGCCACCGTCGCCCTGGCGAACGGTGAAGCCGTCAGTGCACTGTGGGTCGTCGTCGCGGCGATCTGCGTGTACCTGATCGGCTACCGCTACTACAGCCTGTTCCTGGCCACGAAGGTGCTGGGCCTGGACCCCACCCGCAAGACCCCCGCCTGGAAGCACAACGACGGCCTGGACTTCGTCCCGACCCACAAGTACGTGCTCTACGGCCACCACTTCGCCGCGATCGCCGGCGCCGGCCCGCTGGTCGGTCCGGTGCTGGCCGCGCAGATGGGCTACCTGCCGGGTCTGCTGTGGATCCTGGCCGGCGTGATCTTCGCCGGCGCGGTGCAGGACTTCATCGTGCTGTTCATCTCGACGCGTCGCGACGGCCGCTCGCTGGGCGACCTCGTCAAGCAGGAGATGGGCACGGTGCCCGGCGTGATCGCGCTGTTCGGCGCGTTCATGATCATGATCATCATCCTGGCGGTGCTCGCGCTGATCGTGGTGAAGGCACTGGCGGGTTCGCCCTGGGGCACCTTCACCGTGGCGGCGACCATCCCGGTCGCGCTGTTCATGGGCGTGTACCTGAGATTCATCCGTCCGGGCCGCATCGGCGAGGTCTCCATCATCGGCTTCGTGCTGCTGATGCTGGCCATCATCGGCGGCCAGTGGGTGCATGAGAGTCCCGCGTGGGCGCCGCTGTTCACGTACGACGGCAAGGCGCTGACGTGGATGCTGATCGGCTACGGCTTCGTTGCCGCGAGCATCCCGGTGTGGCTGCTGCTCGCGCCGCGCGACTACCTGTCCACCTTCCTGAAGATCGGCACGATCATCGCGCTGGCCATCGGCATCGTGATCGTCGCCCCGCCGCTGCAGATGCCGGCGTTCACGCAGTTCGCGGCCGGCAACGGCCCGGTGTGGTCGGGCAACCTGTTCCCCTTCCTGTTCATCACGATCGCCTGCGGCGCGGTGTCGGGCTTCCACGCGCTGATCAGCTCGGGCACGACGCCCAAGATGCTGGACAACGAGGTCAATGCGCGCTTCATCGGCTACGGCGGCATGCTGGCCGAGTCCTTCGTCGCGGTGATGGCGCTGGTGGCGGCCTCGTGCATCGAGCCGGGCGTCTACTTCGCGATGAACAGCCCGGCCGCGCTGGTGGGCACGACGCCCGACCAGGTGGCGGCGACGCTGTCCACCTGGGGCTTCGTGATCACGCCGGAGATGCTGGTGCAGACGGCCAAGGACGTGGGCGAGAACACCATCCTCGCGCGTGCCGGCGGCGCGCCGACGCTGGCGGTGGGCATGGCCCACATCCTGCACCAGGTGGTCGGCGGCAAGGCGATGATGGCCTTCTGGTACCACTTCGCGATCCTGTTCGAGGCGCTGTTCATCCTGACCGCCGTCGACGCGGGCACGCGCGCTGGCCGCTTCATGCTGCAGGACCTGCTGGGCACCTTCGTCCCGGCGCTCAAGCGCACCGAGTCGCTCCCGGCCAACCTGATCGCCACGGGCCTGTGCGTGGCGGCGTGGGGTTACTTCCTGTACCAGGGCGTGGTGGATCCGCTGGGCGGCATCAACACGCTGTGGCCGCTGTTCGGCATCGCCAACCAGATGCTGGCCGCGGTGGCGCTGCTGCTGGGCACGGTGGTGCTGTTCAAGATGAAGAAGGACCGCTACGCCTGGACGACCATCCTGCCGGCCGCCTGGCTGCTGGTCTGCACGATGACGGCGGGCTGGCTGAAGATCTTCAGCGACGATCCCAAGGTGGGCTTCCTGGCGCATGCCGGGAAGTACGCGGACTCGCTGGCGGCGGGCAAGGTGCTGGCGCCGGCCAAGAGCCTGGAGGCGATGGAGCGGGTGATCTTCAACGACCGGCTGGATGCGGCGCTGTGCGCGCTCTTCATGTTCGTGGTCGTGAGCGTGCTCGTCTACAGCGTGAAGGCGGTGCTGAAGGCGCGCGCCGAGCGCAAGCCGTCGGTGCACGAGACGCCGTTCGAGCGCATGCCGGAAGGCGTGACGGTGGGTGGTCATGCTTAA
- the lspA gene encoding signal peptidase II: protein MATKSPSASNNRLIQWLAIALLVIVADQFTKVLILHSFQYGDSHYVLPFFNLVRVHNTGAAFSFLAGASGWQRWFFVGLGVVATIFIVWMLRRHGHQTQFAWALSLILGGAVGNIVDRLLHGYVVDFIQLHWAGWYYPSFNIADSAITIGAVLLIWDELRRVKRG from the coding sequence ATGGCCACCAAGTCCCCGTCCGCCTCGAACAACCGCCTCATCCAGTGGCTGGCGATCGCCCTGCTGGTCATCGTGGCCGATCAGTTCACCAAGGTCCTGATCCTGCACAGCTTCCAGTACGGGGACAGCCACTACGTGCTGCCCTTCTTCAACCTGGTGCGGGTCCACAACACCGGCGCGGCGTTCAGCTTCCTGGCGGGCGCGTCGGGCTGGCAGCGCTGGTTCTTCGTCGGACTCGGGGTGGTCGCGACCATCTTCATCGTCTGGATGCTGCGCCGCCACGGCCACCAGACGCAGTTCGCCTGGGCGCTCAGCCTGATCCTGGGCGGCGCGGTGGGCAACATCGTCGACCGGCTGCTGCACGGCTACGTCGTCGACTTCATCCAGCTGCACTGGGCCGGCTGGTACTACCCGTCCTTCAACATCGCCGACAGCGCCATCACGATCGGCGCCGTGCTGCTGATCTGGGACGAGCTGCGCCGCGTCAAGCGCGGCTGA
- a CDS encoding response regulator transcription factor, with amino-acid sequence MSADLSSVRILLVDDHPLVREGVRSRLQGEARYLVVGEAGTAEEAMMMLIATQPQVVLLDVGLKGHNGIQLAQTMLERVPDLRVLMYSMYDNPEYVQRALQAGARGYVLKDAPAGEIVAAIDAVAAGGTFLSPGVSKRMFRSQQPRPILSPRESEILSALARGESSKQIARTLDLSVRTVETHRQNIKRKLDLEGQAELIRYAVEHARGLHRDPV; translated from the coding sequence ATGAGTGCCGACCTTTCCTCCGTCCGGATCCTGCTGGTGGACGACCATCCGCTGGTGCGCGAGGGCGTGCGCTCGCGGCTGCAGGGCGAGGCGCGCTACCTCGTCGTCGGGGAGGCCGGCACCGCGGAGGAGGCGATGATGATGCTGATCGCCACGCAGCCTCAGGTGGTGCTGCTGGACGTCGGCCTGAAGGGGCACAACGGCATCCAGCTCGCGCAGACGATGCTGGAACGCGTGCCCGATCTCCGCGTCCTGATGTACAGCATGTATGACAACCCCGAATACGTGCAGCGCGCCTTGCAGGCCGGCGCGCGGGGCTATGTGCTCAAGGATGCGCCGGCGGGGGAGATCGTCGCCGCGATCGACGCCGTCGCGGCCGGCGGCACCTTCCTCAGCCCGGGCGTCTCCAAGCGGATGTTCCGCAGCCAGCAGCCGCGGCCCATCCTCTCGCCGCGCGAGAGCGAGATTCTCTCCGCGCTGGCCCGCGGCGAATCCAGCAAGCAGATCGCCAGGACGCTCGACCTGTCCGTGAGGACCGTCGAGACCCACCGGCAGAACATCAAGCGCAAGCTCGACCTGGAAGGCCAGGCGGAACTGATCCGCTACGCCGTGGAGCACGCGCGCGGACTGCATCGCGATCCTGTCTGA